One window from the genome of Candidatus Gracilibacteria bacterium encodes:
- a CDS encoding FkbM family methyltransferase: DKKIIHLSDNEVFLDGGAYDGDTIRLIIKESKNRFKNIFAFEPDNKNYKKINNYVRQLKDSRIKIFRLGLGDKNNTLSFTNEGNLQSKVIKYGKIQIKIVPIDKYIDEHFTYIKLDIEGFEKKALIGAKKTIKKYKPKLVICSYHNLNDIWELTILIKKFRPDYKIFLRHYSDFLMDTICYAV; this comes from the coding sequence TGACAAAAAAATTATTCATCTTTCAGACAATGAAGTGTTTCTTGATGGTGGCGCCTATGATGGTGATACGATTAGATTGATTATCAAAGAATCAAAAAATAGGTTTAAAAACATATTTGCATTCGAGCCGGACAATAAAAATTACAAAAAAATAAATAATTATGTCAGGCAATTAAAAGATTCCAGAATAAAAATATTTAGGCTAGGGTTAGGAGATAAAAACAATACCCTTAGTTTTACAAACGAGGGAAATTTACAATCAAAAGTTATTAAATACGGTAAAATTCAAATAAAAATCGTTCCAATAGATAAATATATCGACGAACATTTTACCTACATCAAATTAGATATAGAAGGTTTTGAAAAAAAAGCATTAATTGGGGCAAAAAAGACTATAAAAAAATATAAACCAAAACTTGTCATATGTTCTTATCATAACCTGAATGACATATGGGAATTAACTATTCTCATAAAAAAGTTTCGACCGGATTATAAAATATTTTTACGGCATTACTCAGATTTTTTAATGGATACTATTTGTTATGCTGTTTAA
- a CDS encoding class I SAM-dependent methyltransferase, which produces MNEVRSCPICLHDKSELLYTQKFAEHFEHKIVLCNFCGFVYVNNTPSQKYYNEYYKNQSKYEGTRQHEMHDEFTYKQFDYILRKFIPKNSSILEVGCSVGKLLDFIKHRGYKNLLGVEPAPECRIIAKKDYNISVITSTLEKFASKRKYDLVIFSAVLEHLTEVRNAIIKAYSLLNTNGMIYICVPDAERFHKKFDEPYGEFSTEHINFFTEKSLYQLMSNCDKVFIKSDGKAIVSLWKKIKIEDNGMHKYISQSQKKMGLILKKIELLPKNTIIWGVGALTQRLLMTTKIRNKIFKFVDSNKNLIGKKLDGIDILSPDKLVEYNNPILISSFAFKDEIAKETRKRELKNKIVTF; this is translated from the coding sequence ATGAATGAAGTTAGGTCTTGTCCAATTTGTTTACATGATAAAAGCGAATTATTATACACTCAGAAATTTGCCGAACATTTTGAGCATAAAATTGTTTTATGTAATTTTTGTGGTTTTGTTTACGTAAACAATACACCTTCTCAAAAATATTATAATGAATATTATAAAAATCAATCAAAATATGAGGGTACTCGTCAACATGAAATGCATGACGAATTTACATATAAACAATTTGACTATATTCTTAGGAAATTTATCCCAAAAAATTCAAGTATTTTAGAGGTAGGTTGTTCAGTAGGAAAGTTACTTGACTTTATAAAGCATAGAGGCTACAAGAATTTATTAGGGGTTGAGCCTGCTCCAGAGTGCAGAATAATCGCAAAGAAAGATTATAATATATCAGTTATTACATCAACTCTTGAAAAGTTTGCTTCAAAGAGGAAATATGATCTAGTTATTTTTTCAGCAGTATTGGAACATTTGACGGAAGTAAGAAATGCAATAATAAAAGCATATTCACTATTAAATACAAATGGAATGATTTATATTTGTGTGCCGGATGCAGAGCGTTTTCATAAAAAATTTGATGAACCGTATGGCGAATTTTCTACTGAACATATTAACTTTTTTACAGAAAAGTCACTATATCAACTAATGAGTAACTGTGATAAAGTTTTTATAAAAAGCGATGGAAAGGCAATCGTTTCACTATGGAAAAAAATAAAGATAGAAGATAACGGAATGCATAAATACATTTCACAATCACAAAAAAAAATGGGCCTTATTTTAAAAAAAATTGAATTATTGCCAAAAAATACCATTATTTGGGGAGTGGGCGCCTTGACTCAAAGATTACTTATGACAACAAAAATAAGAAATAAAATATTTAAATTTGTAGACAGTAATAAGAATTTAATAGGAAAAAAATTAGACGGAATCGATATATTATCACCTGACAAGTTAGTTGAATATAATAATCCTATATTAATCTC